In a genomic window of beta proteobacterium MWH-UniP1:
- a CDS encoding tyrosine-type recombinase/integrase: protein MLTETLLRQIKPGPTPKKLFDGNGTGLHVILHPSGRKTFALKYYHPITKKELTYTIGSFPLVSLREARNRVHELRKQIATGLDPREQGQKRKNQASFDGDTFRLVATDWMNVRGARWSVGYRHKVESMLGKHLYPRIGDAQISAITAKELLGLLRAIETNQRGCIAHTLLQHCSAVFRYAIATERGTNDPAAALRGALTPHKTKNHAAITDPSGFGELLWMIDSYQGDFVTRMGLRFTALTFQRSRNVRFARWAHIDWASKLWRIPAEEMKMREAHLVPLSAQSLEILRELLPLTGHSEFIFPSGISSRKPLSENTMLYALKRLGYVGRMTVHGFRTSASTLLNENGRHPDVIEAALAHTNGDVRAVYNKAKYLSERIEMCQWWADYCDSLRARAERSRNALDQFTGNQYQESDQALAQHSLSQAYAPPQELFLQEYQVGRQNEERSVEGFANHRFLHEQSTV, encoded by the coding sequence ATGCTTACAGAAACTCTGCTCCGTCAAATAAAACCTGGCCCCACTCCGAAAAAACTCTTCGATGGAAATGGGACTGGCCTACACGTCATTCTTCACCCCTCGGGCCGTAAGACATTTGCGCTCAAGTACTACCACCCGATTACAAAGAAAGAGCTGACTTACACGATAGGCTCATTTCCGTTGGTTAGCCTAAGAGAGGCCCGGAACCGTGTACATGAACTACGAAAGCAAATCGCGACCGGACTAGATCCTCGGGAGCAAGGTCAAAAACGTAAAAACCAGGCCTCTTTTGATGGTGATACGTTTCGTCTCGTTGCGACTGACTGGATGAATGTCCGTGGAGCAAGATGGTCGGTGGGCTATCGACACAAGGTCGAATCAATGCTTGGTAAGCACCTCTATCCCCGGATTGGCGATGCCCAAATTTCTGCTATCACCGCGAAAGAGCTTCTAGGCCTTTTGAGAGCGATTGAAACCAATCAACGGGGTTGCATAGCCCATACGCTGTTACAACATTGCTCTGCCGTTTTTCGCTATGCGATTGCCACTGAACGGGGCACCAATGACCCCGCTGCTGCTCTGCGTGGCGCGCTTACCCCCCATAAAACTAAGAATCATGCAGCAATTACGGATCCCTCAGGGTTTGGTGAATTGCTCTGGATGATAGATAGCTATCAAGGCGACTTTGTAACCCGGATGGGTCTAAGGTTTACAGCACTCACCTTCCAGCGGTCTAGAAACGTTCGATTCGCTAGGTGGGCCCATATCGACTGGGCATCGAAGTTATGGCGGATTCCCGCCGAGGAAATGAAGATGAGAGAGGCCCATCTTGTTCCCTTGTCTGCTCAGTCGCTTGAGATATTGAGAGAACTCCTTCCGCTGACAGGTCATAGCGAATTTATATTCCCAAGCGGAATTAGCTCTCGAAAACCACTTAGCGAAAATACAATGCTCTATGCTCTTAAACGACTTGGTTACGTAGGGCGTATGACTGTGCATGGGTTTAGAACATCAGCCTCAACCCTCCTAAATGAAAATGGCCGACATCCTGATGTTATTGAGGCAGCGCTGGCTCACACCAACGGCGATGTCAGAGCCGTTTATAACAAGGCAAAATACCTCTCTGAACGCATTGAGATGTGTCAATGGTGGGCTGACTATTGTGATTCGCTGAGGGCCAGAGCAGAGCGATCTCGTAATGCTTTAGACCAATTTACGGGGAATCAATACCAAGAAAGCGATCAAGCACTGGCCCAACATAGTCTTTCCCAAGCATATGCCCCGCCTCAGGAACTATTTTTACAGGAATATCAAGTAGGGCGCCAAAACGAAGAGCGCAGTGTGGAGGGCTTTGCCAATCATCGCTTCCTACATGAACAGAGCACCGTCTAG
- the apaG gene encoding Co2+/Mg2+ efflux protein ApaG translates to MPSPKFKVSVTPQFLPEQSDAAAGIYSFAYFVTIKNVGDIPAQVIGRHWVIEDAKGNHQEVKGLGVVGEQPLLKPGETFTYNSGTQIESPVGSMHGTYFCIADDTTFFETQIPAFSLRAEGPEVSAATTLH, encoded by the coding sequence ATGCCCTCACCCAAATTTAAAGTATCTGTCACCCCTCAATTCTTGCCCGAGCAGTCAGACGCTGCAGCAGGCATCTACAGCTTTGCCTACTTTGTCACCATTAAAAATGTTGGGGATATTCCAGCCCAAGTGATCGGCCGGCATTGGGTAATTGAAGACGCGAAAGGCAACCACCAAGAGGTAAAAGGTCTGGGCGTGGTGGGGGAGCAGCCCTTATTGAAACCCGGTGAGACCTTTACCTATAACAGCGGGACTCAGATTGAGAGCCCGGTGGGCAGCATGCACGGCACCTACTTTTGTATTGCGGATGACACCACGTTTTTTGAAACCCAGATACCGGCGTTCTCATTGCGGGCCGAGGGCCCTGAGGTCTCCGCTGCAACAACACTGCACTAA
- a CDS encoding helix-turn-helix transcriptional regulator: protein MDIDQALGLTVRSLRTEKGWSQTELALRADIDRNYLSLIELGKNSPSVRLLSRLCAALGVSTSTLLSEVEARLAVQPRPKRATR, encoded by the coding sequence GTGGATATAGATCAGGCGCTTGGATTGACAGTTCGAAGCCTCCGAACCGAGAAGGGTTGGAGTCAGACTGAACTCGCACTCAGGGCGGATATAGACCGTAACTATCTATCACTTATCGAACTGGGTAAGAACAGTCCGAGCGTGCGGTTGCTTTCTCGTCTTTGCGCCGCCCTTGGCGTAAGCACCTCTACACTTCTGAGCGAGGTTGAAGCGCGCTTAGCAGTGCAACCCCGGCCGAAGCGCGCGACTCGCTAA
- a CDS encoding antitoxin Xre-like helix-turn-helix domain-containing protein → MEKTDSAQVLAKAVIRAADRLAISRALLAKVLGVSPATVTRMRSGGYSLDEHQKEWELALLFVRVSRSLDSIVGDEQTARKWLKSDNRGLNGRPIDLIPRAEGLVSVAHYLDASRSLV, encoded by the coding sequence ATGGAAAAAACAGACTCAGCTCAGGTTCTAGCCAAGGCAGTAATCCGGGCGGCCGATCGGCTGGCTATCTCCAGGGCTTTGCTCGCCAAAGTTCTAGGGGTCAGCCCGGCTACCGTCACCCGAATGCGAAGCGGTGGTTACTCCCTGGACGAGCATCAGAAGGAATGGGAACTGGCGTTGCTTTTTGTGCGGGTGTCTCGGTCTCTGGATTCGATCGTGGGGGATGAGCAGACAGCGCGTAAATGGCTGAAAAGTGACAACCGGGGTCTCAATGGTCGACCGATCGATTTGATTCCTCGGGCAGAGGGGTTGGTGAGTGTCGCGCACTATCTGGACGCTTCCCGCAGTCTAGTCTAA
- a CDS encoding ATP-binding cassette domain-containing protein, with protein sequence MALIVLSNASLAFGHVDLLHHADFSLQANERVGLIGRNGTGKSSLLKILAGTQAPDDGTLQYQQGLRIATVAQEPLLDPKKTVFEQVAQGVSNAVELRQAFERLSHLDDSKEQDANHDALEKIQSQLDAISGWNWEQRVDELLHRLDLLPEVLVSTLSGGNKKRVALAQALVAMPDVLLLDEPTNHLDIDSILWLEELLKNFRGAVVFVTHDRAFLNNVCTAIVELDRGVLRRYPGNFSAYQKQKEDELSAEMLANARADKLLAQEEVWIRKGVEARRTRSVSRIARLEKLRETRAARREVAGKIKLAVAAGERSGKIVAELDGVSKAFDRPVVKNFSATILRGDKVGLIGPNGAGKSTLLKIILGELAPDSGTVKLGTKIEIAYFDQMREQLNLDASLEDFISPGSEWIEINGERKHVKSYLGDFLFSPQRAASPVRSLSGGERNRLLLARLFARPANVLVLDEPTNDLDVETLDLLEELLQDYSGTVFLVSHDRYFLDQVVTSVIAYEGDATWREYVGGYEDWVRQRSRALPTLPAATDTPKRTDGPANKSASDKKLDAAGGEVAAVKPAKVLKLNSKEKQELVAIPDQISALEKEQSEISAQLSDPETYKSDGARVAQLQARFDEIDSLNEKLLVRWEELLARDEAASSQ encoded by the coding sequence ATGGCGCTGATTGTTTTATCCAACGCTAGCCTTGCCTTTGGCCATGTGGACCTGTTGCATCACGCGGATTTTTCACTGCAGGCCAACGAACGGGTGGGGCTGATTGGCCGAAACGGAACAGGCAAGTCTTCTCTTTTAAAAATTCTGGCAGGTACCCAGGCGCCCGACGACGGCACGCTGCAATATCAGCAGGGCTTACGGATTGCCACCGTGGCCCAAGAGCCATTATTAGACCCAAAGAAAACCGTCTTCGAACAAGTTGCGCAAGGGGTGAGCAACGCCGTGGAGTTACGCCAAGCGTTTGAACGGCTCAGTCACCTTGACGACAGCAAAGAGCAAGATGCCAACCATGATGCGCTGGAAAAGATTCAATCACAGTTAGACGCCATATCTGGTTGGAATTGGGAACAACGGGTTGATGAGTTACTGCACCGGCTTGATCTTTTGCCAGAGGTGTTGGTCAGCACACTGTCTGGCGGCAACAAAAAGCGTGTGGCCTTGGCGCAGGCCTTGGTTGCAATGCCAGATGTGTTGCTGCTTGATGAGCCCACCAACCACTTGGATATTGACTCCATTCTGTGGTTAGAAGAACTGCTGAAAAACTTTCGCGGGGCCGTGGTGTTTGTCACCCATGATCGTGCGTTTCTGAATAATGTCTGCACCGCGATTGTGGAGCTTGACCGTGGTGTGTTGCGGCGTTATCCCGGTAATTTCTCGGCTTATCAAAAACAAAAAGAAGATGAGCTCTCAGCAGAGATGCTGGCCAATGCTCGGGCTGACAAACTCTTGGCCCAAGAAGAAGTGTGGATTCGTAAAGGGGTTGAGGCCCGCCGAACCCGCAGTGTGAGCCGAATCGCGCGGCTAGAAAAGTTACGCGAAACACGAGCCGCGCGCCGTGAAGTAGCCGGAAAAATTAAGCTTGCCGTCGCAGCAGGTGAGCGCAGCGGCAAGATCGTGGCTGAGCTTGACGGTGTGAGCAAGGCATTTGATCGGCCTGTGGTAAAGAATTTCTCTGCCACGATTCTGCGCGGTGACAAGGTGGGACTGATTGGCCCCAATGGAGCCGGTAAAAGCACCCTGCTGAAAATTATTCTTGGCGAGCTTGCGCCGGATAGCGGCACAGTAAAACTTGGCACCAAGATTGAGATTGCCTATTTTGATCAGATGCGTGAGCAGCTTAATCTGGATGCCAGCCTGGAAGACTTCATCAGCCCAGGTAGCGAGTGGATTGAAATCAATGGCGAACGCAAACATGTAAAAAGCTATTTGGGGGATTTTCTGTTTTCCCCACAGCGGGCCGCCTCGCCCGTGCGCAGCCTGTCGGGTGGTGAGCGCAACCGTCTGCTACTTGCGCGACTGTTTGCTCGGCCCGCCAATGTGCTGGTGTTGGATGAGCCCACCAATGATCTGGATGTAGAAACGCTCGATCTATTGGAAGAGTTACTGCAAGACTATTCCGGCACCGTGTTTCTGGTGAGCCACGATCGCTATTTCTTGGATCAAGTCGTGACCAGTGTGATCGCCTATGAGGGGGATGCGACTTGGCGGGAGTATGTAGGTGGTTATGAAGATTGGGTAAGGCAGCGCTCTCGCGCCCTTCCCACGCTGCCCGCAGCGACGGATACGCCAAAGCGTACGGATGGCCCTGCAAACAAATCGGCTTCTGACAAAAAGTTAGATGCTGCAGGCGGCGAAGTCGCTGCTGTGAAGCCAGCCAAAGTACTCAAGCTCAACTCAAAAGAAAAACAAGAGCTTGTTGCTATTCCTGATCAGATCTCAGCCCTTGAAAAAGAGCAGTCAGAGATCAGCGCCCAATTGTCTGACCCTGAGACTTATAAGTCCGACGGCGCCCGCGTGGCCCAGCTTCAGGCCCGGTTTGATGAAATTGATTCGCTTAATGAAAAGCTATTGGTGCGTTGGGAAGAATTGCTGGCGCGGGATGAAGCTGCTTCAAGCCAGTAG
- a CDS encoding bifunctional DNA primase/polymerase: protein MSSPSLIAAIAYAERSYFVLPVWSCLSSGICRCPEGSSCGSPGKHPQGTLVPRGHKQAITNVETIKRWYAADPEAGVAIYPAGSGLVVIDVDPRNGGDETLQALRAANQSFSQALDSTVQARTQSGGSHYFFKAPTGASYPATLGKGVDIKYNGYVCVEPTIGPSGPYKWVEGKSPLELGPVSIGDLIPQRAESQPAVSENLTDEPDAAALTDLRDALYLLDHDDYRIWINVGHALRTAGEAGYHLWTEWSKRSLKYDQKSADEAWRSFRPIRTHWKAVFTYKTQAVESRLSGFKVGGKQVIGSAALKAYRSEKSVNVLDSPIRKLTAEEVAAAKPHPRMLIEKYLYADLRNLIAPGGVGKTTLLLYEAVMAALGKPIWGRAVSEPFTTIIVTKEDSRELLANRIGKICEAESLVDTEKDLVFDRVYVIDLCGEPFRLAEQVDRTIRPDRENIEKLVNRCIPLNPGRLIFDPLVSFGAGEAQVNDSEQAIVEAARLMMLHLPGCAIDVVHHTGKQNARANSVDQYAGRNGTALPDGSRMVAVLNELGADTFRDETGVMLAEDERGFRLVLPKLSFCERQGEIFIIRCGYLFRSVAPLNASERAKNAELTKQAKTEAKDQRIAESLIAALKACQSDTDPLIKYPSRKTLLDRPEIAGKTASVTKILKELLEYGVIEERPLSADQIAEFGSKSLLGGRTTCLALAEDQE, encoded by the coding sequence TTGAGCTCTCCCAGCCTAATTGCCGCCATCGCATACGCCGAGCGCAGCTACTTTGTACTGCCTGTCTGGTCATGCCTGTCCTCCGGAATTTGCCGCTGCCCGGAGGGCAGTTCCTGCGGAAGTCCAGGTAAGCACCCCCAAGGAACATTAGTGCCTCGGGGACACAAGCAAGCCATCACAAATGTCGAAACGATTAAGCGGTGGTACGCGGCCGACCCAGAGGCCGGGGTAGCAATCTACCCCGCCGGCTCGGGGCTTGTGGTGATTGACGTTGACCCGCGAAACGGCGGGGACGAGACCCTGCAAGCTCTGCGCGCCGCAAATCAAAGTTTTAGCCAAGCACTCGATTCCACTGTCCAAGCTCGTACCCAGAGCGGCGGTTCGCACTATTTTTTCAAAGCGCCAACCGGGGCTAGCTATCCAGCAACACTCGGCAAAGGCGTCGATATTAAGTACAACGGGTATGTCTGCGTTGAGCCCACTATCGGCCCCTCGGGGCCGTACAAGTGGGTTGAGGGCAAATCTCCACTAGAACTAGGCCCGGTTTCAATCGGGGATCTAATTCCGCAAAGGGCCGAATCTCAGCCGGCGGTGTCAGAAAATCTTACTGACGAACCTGATGCCGCGGCTCTCACTGATCTAAGAGATGCGCTTTATCTGCTCGACCATGACGACTATCGCATTTGGATTAATGTCGGTCACGCGCTGAGGACTGCTGGTGAAGCGGGGTATCACCTTTGGACAGAGTGGTCAAAACGCAGTCTCAAATACGATCAAAAGTCGGCAGATGAGGCGTGGCGATCATTTCGCCCCATCCGCACCCATTGGAAGGCGGTTTTCACCTACAAAACGCAGGCAGTTGAATCCCGGCTGTCCGGCTTCAAGGTCGGCGGAAAACAGGTTATCGGTTCTGCGGCGCTCAAGGCCTACAGATCCGAGAAATCAGTGAATGTTTTGGATTCCCCAATCAGAAAACTGACTGCTGAGGAGGTCGCTGCTGCAAAACCTCATCCGCGAATGCTTATTGAAAAGTATCTTTACGCCGACCTACGGAATCTGATTGCGCCAGGGGGTGTCGGCAAAACAACCCTACTGCTTTACGAGGCCGTAATGGCGGCATTGGGGAAACCTATTTGGGGTCGGGCAGTATCAGAACCTTTCACCACGATCATCGTAACCAAGGAAGATTCTCGGGAGCTTTTAGCGAACCGCATCGGTAAGATTTGCGAGGCGGAAAGTCTTGTCGATACAGAAAAAGACTTGGTCTTTGATCGCGTTTATGTGATTGATCTGTGCGGGGAACCTTTCCGGTTGGCAGAACAGGTTGACCGAACAATTAGACCCGACCGCGAGAATATCGAAAAACTCGTGAATCGTTGCATTCCTCTGAATCCAGGCAGGTTGATTTTTGACCCGCTAGTGTCCTTTGGAGCGGGAGAAGCTCAAGTAAACGATTCCGAACAAGCAATTGTCGAAGCTGCACGACTCATGATGCTGCATCTGCCGGGCTGTGCGATTGATGTTGTTCATCACACCGGAAAACAGAATGCTCGCGCTAACTCAGTAGATCAATACGCTGGTAGAAACGGTACCGCTCTTCCGGATGGGTCGCGCATGGTGGCGGTTCTTAACGAACTTGGGGCTGACACCTTTCGAGATGAGACCGGAGTCATGCTTGCAGAGGATGAACGCGGCTTTCGATTGGTGTTGCCAAAACTGAGTTTTTGCGAACGGCAGGGTGAAATATTCATTATTCGATGCGGCTATTTGTTTCGCTCAGTGGCGCCGTTGAACGCTTCAGAACGGGCAAAAAACGCCGAACTAACCAAGCAAGCAAAAACGGAGGCTAAGGATCAACGTATAGCAGAGTCCCTGATTGCAGCCCTGAAAGCCTGCCAATCCGATACCGACCCTCTTATTAAGTATCCAAGTCGAAAAACTCTACTTGATAGGCCAGAAATAGCAGGTAAGACTGCATCCGTAACGAAAATTCTTAAAGAATTGCTTGAATACGGCGTGATCGAGGAACGACCACTCTCTGCTGATCAGATTGCTGAATTCGGGTCTAAAAGTCTGCTCGGCGGGCGAACGACATGCCTCGCTTTAGCTGAGGACCAAGAGTAA
- a CDS encoding ATP-binding protein produces the protein MMINRKSLPLVERALQQQPAVALLGPRQSGKTTLAREIARHRKNALVLDLEKNSDRAQLTNPELFFARHRNELIILDEVQTMPDLFRHLRPEIDAHRVPGRFLLLGSASGQLLQQSSESLAGRIRYLELAPFSIYEMLRPDEKAPETTAKLWLRGGFPPSFLADDDTASFAWREDFIQTFLARDLPSLGITTPQETIRRLWQMCAHLHGQMLNASQMALAHGGISHTSIRRYIDWLVDAFMLRRLPPYLTNAGKRLVKSPKIYIRDSGLLHALLGIKNLDGLSGHPIAGFSWEGFVIEQLLGQRSPSAVAGFYRTSAGAELDLVIEESGKKTAYEIKLSTSPKPTKGFWNACEDLGVHQAFVVAPVQAAYPIAANVDVVPPFEIFK, from the coding sequence ATGATGATTAACCGAAAATCTTTGCCATTGGTTGAGCGTGCGTTACAGCAGCAGCCCGCTGTCGCACTACTTGGGCCTCGCCAATCCGGCAAGACCACCCTTGCCCGGGAAATCGCTCGTCACCGAAAAAACGCCCTGGTTCTTGATTTGGAAAAAAACTCCGATCGAGCCCAGCTCACGAATCCAGAACTCTTTTTTGCCAGGCATCGCAATGAGTTAATTATTCTGGACGAAGTACAGACGATGCCGGACCTATTTCGTCATCTGCGCCCCGAGATTGATGCGCACCGGGTGCCGGGAAGATTCCTGTTGCTAGGCTCAGCTTCCGGTCAGCTGCTTCAACAATCTTCAGAATCCTTAGCGGGGCGAATTCGTTACTTGGAGCTCGCCCCTTTCTCCATATATGAAATGCTAAGACCAGATGAAAAAGCGCCAGAAACGACAGCAAAGCTTTGGCTGCGGGGCGGTTTTCCACCGAGTTTCTTGGCGGACGACGATACGGCGTCTTTTGCTTGGCGGGAAGATTTTATTCAGACATTTTTAGCACGCGATTTACCAAGCTTAGGCATTACAACACCGCAAGAAACCATCCGACGACTTTGGCAGATGTGTGCCCACTTACATGGTCAAATGCTCAATGCTTCTCAGATGGCGCTCGCCCATGGTGGCATATCTCATACATCGATTCGACGTTACATCGACTGGTTGGTAGACGCTTTCATGCTTCGGCGGCTGCCACCTTATCTCACCAACGCTGGTAAACGGCTGGTCAAGTCACCCAAGATTTATATTCGCGATAGCGGTTTGCTACACGCTCTATTGGGTATCAAGAACTTAGACGGTTTAAGCGGCCATCCAATTGCCGGATTCTCGTGGGAAGGCTTTGTGATAGAGCAGCTTCTTGGGCAACGCTCCCCATCTGCCGTGGCCGGTTTCTATCGCACATCGGCAGGTGCGGAACTTGATCTCGTGATTGAAGAGTCTGGCAAAAAAACAGCCTACGAAATAAAGCTCTCGACATCGCCCAAGCCAACGAAAGGGTTTTGGAATGCCTGTGAAGATCTGGGTGTGCATCAGGCGTTTGTAGTTGCGCCTGTTCAGGCCGCCTACCCGATAGCGGCTAATGTAGACGTGGTTCCACCGTTCGAGATTTTCAAGTAG
- a CDS encoding acetate/propionate family kinase — protein sequence MSRLVQPAAVILSVNIGSSSLKFSAHPVVSLSGERTALASIFSGTVQGLEPGGTPSVTWTNQGHPQTEVLHANGHASMMDVALHFLKRLIQEELADVQLLAIAHRVVHGGDQFTKSVVATPEIVQALRAYEPLAPLHQAHNLNGIVSFMEAFPSLPHVACFDTAFHSDLPITEKMFPLNQSIFQQGMHRYGFHGLSYQYIASRLARTTPASTGKMLMAHLGNGSSLCACINGKSVATTMGFSTVGGLMMGTRSGDLDPGLILHLVQHGMDAKALEALLYKESGLLGISGLSADMRHLRSQDSENAKLAIDLYTHRIIKESGALTAAMNGIDLLAFAGGIGENDQVLREEVCAGLAFLGIKIDTEKNRSLTGRQPAAIQTSDSRVEVWVVPTGEGLIAAEEALGLTSS from the coding sequence ATGAGCCGACTCGTCCAGCCCGCCGCCGTTATTTTGTCCGTCAACATCGGCTCGTCTTCTCTGAAGTTTTCGGCCCACCCGGTCGTGTCCTTGTCAGGGGAGCGGACTGCGCTTGCTTCGATCTTTAGTGGCACGGTCCAGGGGCTTGAGCCTGGGGGTACCCCAAGCGTGACCTGGACCAACCAGGGGCACCCACAGACCGAGGTCCTGCATGCCAACGGCCACGCCAGCATGATGGATGTGGCCCTGCATTTCTTAAAACGACTGATTCAAGAAGAACTCGCCGACGTGCAGCTGCTTGCGATTGCCCACCGGGTGGTGCACGGCGGGGATCAATTCACAAAAAGTGTGGTGGCAACACCGGAAATCGTGCAGGCCCTGCGGGCCTATGAGCCGCTTGCGCCGCTGCATCAGGCCCACAACTTAAACGGCATTGTGTCGTTTATGGAGGCCTTTCCATCGCTGCCGCATGTGGCCTGTTTTGATACAGCGTTTCATAGCGATCTGCCGATCACGGAAAAAATGTTTCCGTTGAATCAATCCATCTTTCAACAAGGCATGCATCGCTACGGCTTTCATGGCCTCTCTTACCAGTACATTGCAAGCCGACTTGCCCGAACCACGCCCGCTTCGACAGGAAAAATGTTGATGGCCCATCTGGGCAACGGCTCAAGCCTGTGCGCCTGTATTAACGGAAAAAGCGTGGCCACCACCATGGGCTTTTCCACGGTTGGCGGTCTGATGATGGGCACACGAAGCGGCGATCTCGATCCGGGGCTTATTTTGCATCTGGTCCAACACGGCATGGATGCCAAGGCGCTTGAGGCACTGCTCTATAAAGAGTCGGGGCTACTCGGCATTTCTGGACTCTCGGCCGATATGCGGCATCTGCGCAGCCAGGATTCTGAAAACGCCAAACTCGCCATTGATCTTTATACCCACCGCATCATTAAAGAGTCTGGTGCCCTGACTGCCGCCATGAACGGCATTGACCTGCTGGCATTTGCCGGCGGCATTGGTGAAAACGACCAGGTGTTACGCGAAGAGGTCTGCGCAGGCCTGGCATTTCTTGGCATCAAGATTGATACAGAGAAAAACCGTAGTCTTACTGGCCGCCAACCCGCCGCAATTCAGACGAGTGATAGCCGCGTCGAAGTCTGGGTAGTGCCCACAGGCGAAGGCCTGATTGCTGCAGAAGAGGCCCTGGGCCTGACCTCGAGCTAA